ACGGACTTAGTTCGGCTGGCTTAGCCCGGGGCTCGCGCCACTGCTTCCAGGCAGCCAGCTTCCCCACCTGTTCCGGGAGCGTCCGCCGTCAGCTCAGGGAGTCCTCCCGCGCTACCTGCCCCCGGCCCGGAATCGTGGCGGAATGAGGAGGTGCGTGAGTGCGAGCCGAAGCCTCTCAGCCGACTCCCGGGTGGATGGCCCGTGGCGCATCCTCCCATCAGCGCCAGTGCCACCAGGGCCAGCAGGACCGGAATGGGATGCCAGCCCGTCCGGAAGGAAACCGTCATCCTGAAATCACACGGGGAGACGGGTTCGCCCGTCAAGCCACCAGATGGGGCCAGGCGGTCGACTTCCAGGGGTCAGGTCTTCTGCCGCTGCACCCTCGCCACCAGCCGACGCAGATCCTCGTTCGCCCTCACGTACTCCGTGCGGCTCTTCTCCTCGGAGAGCTGCTTCTCCAGCGCGGGCAGCGCGCTCTTCACCTGGGCCGCTGCCTCCTTCGTGTCCTCCACCAGCCACTCCACGCCGAGGATGAGCGCCATCCGCGTGTCCGGATCCTTCTCCGTCATCCGCCCCAACAGCGCTCCCACGTGCGCCGCCGTCTTGCCTCGGCCCACCTCCAGCGCCGCGCGCTCCAGCACACCCTTGTCCGTGTCCTGCAGCTTCTTCGCCCAGCAGCCCGCGTCCGCCCCGCACGCCTTCGCCGCCTCCAGCCTCTTGCCATGCCGGGCAATCGTCTCCGCCCGCTTCTTCCCCAGCGCCGCCGGGTCGCCACAGCCCTCGCCGCCCGACTCCTCGCACTCGGCCGCCGTCTTCGCCAGCTCCGCCGCCGCCAGCTTCTCCACCGCCGGCAATTCCCTCTCATCCCCCAGCATCGTCAGCGCCTCGATGGCCGCCTCGCGCGCGTACCAGTCCCCCTGGCCCGCCGCCTTCTCCAACGCCGGTAGCGCCTCGCGTCCTCCCAGCCTTTTCAGCGCGTGCGTGTACTCCCTCCTCAATCCCGCGTCCGGCTCGGACACCAGCGCCGTCAGCGGCTTCACCGCCGCCGCCGAGCGCATCCTCGCCAGCGCGTCCGCCGCTCGTGCCCTCACGCCCGCCTGGATGCGCGGATCCTCGTTCTTGAACGCCAGTTGTTGCAGCAGTGCGCTCTCCGCCCGGCGCTCGCGCAGGTCTCCGAGAATCTCCGCCGCCTTGAAGGAATAGCTCGCCGGGTTGATGCCATTCTTCCGCACCCATTGCGTCAGCTCGGTGTCCTTGCCCTCTAGCGCCGCGAGCAGCGCGTCCGCCGCCGGTTGGCCCAGCTGGAAGAGCGAGAACGAGCTCTCCACGTAGAAGGACACCCCCCGGCGCTCCTTCGTCAGCGTCCGCATCAGCGCCGGTATCGCCCTCGCGTCCCCGATACGCCCCAGCGCCTCGATCGCCTTGCGGTTCAGGAAGGGCTCCACCCCCTCGTCCGTGGCCAGTTGCACGAGTGGCTCCACGGCCTCGGAGACGCGCATGCGCCCCAACGCCTCCACCGCCTCGATGCGCGTGTAGTTGTCCCGCGCGGTCAACAGTTTCAACAGCACCGGCGCGGCCTTCGGGTCGCCAATCTCTCCCAACGCCGCCGCCAGTTCCTTGTTCAACAGGTTCGTGGCCGAGTCCGAGGCTCCCACGTCCACCGCGCTCTCCAGCGGGCCCACCGAGGCCGGGTTCTTCATGTCTCCCAGTGCCCTGGCCACCGCCGCCTTCACCTCGGGCTTCCTCTCCGAGGCGAGATGCTCGTGCAGCATGGGAAGGAAGCGCGCGTCGAGGTGGCCCGAGCTGCGCAGTGTCTCGATGACCCGCACCTTGTCCTGGGGCCTCCGGGCCTTGCCCAGGGACTTCTCCCAATGGTCCGGAGAGGTCGGATCCACCTTGCACCCGGGCAGGATGAGAAGGAGCGCGAGCGTCAGGCTCGAGGCGGTGAGTAGGCGAATCATGGGGCCCCCCGTTGCTGGTTGCGGGTTGAAAACGCTTTTCGTGTAAACCCGTCCTGTCGGAATGCGCAAACCGACCCCGGAGATTGGAGTACGCTGCTCAACGCCATGTCCGTCGATACTCAACCTTCCACCCGCCCTCATGTCGTGCGCCGGAAATACCTGCTCGATGCCGGATTCCAACTCCGGTACATCCTCCGGCTCGCCGCCCTTGGCGGAGGCGGGGTGCTGCTCGTCGGTGTGCTCGCGTACCGGGCGCATATGTCCTTGCTGCGCAACCCCACCCCCATGGCCGTGGTCACCAGTGGCGAGACGCTGCTGTGGCTCACCGGACTGGGCGCGCTGGGCGTGGCGGGGGTGCTGGCCCTCTTCGGGCTCGTGCTCACCCACCGCGTGGCCGGCCCCGTCTATGTGATGAGCCTCTACATCGCGACGCTCGCCGCTGGCCGCTACCCGCGCATGCGCCCCCTGCGCCAGAAGGACGAGCTGCGCGGCTTCTTCGACCGCTTCAGCGAGGCGGTGGACCGCATCCGCGAGCGCGAGGCCGAGGAGGCGCGGCTGCTCTCCGAGGTCATCGACACCCTGGGGCCGCTGGCCACCACCCAGGACGCTCAGGCCGCGCTCAGCATCCTCGGCTCCATCCGTGCCCGCAAACGTCAGGCCATCGAAGGTCCCACCTCGGGTGCGCTGAAGTCCGTTGCCTGACGCGCCCCGGTGCAGGAGAAGAGTCCCCCGATATGACCCGTCCCCGTATCGTCTTCATGGGCACGCCCGAGTTCGCCGTGCCCTCCCTGGCCGCCCTCTTCGACATCGGAGACGTGGTGGCCGTCGTCACCCAGCCCGACAAGCCCAAGGGCCGCGGTCAGGCGCTCTCCATCTCCCCGGTGAAGGCCTACGCGCTCGAGCGCGGTGTGCCCGTGCTCCAGCCCCAGAAGCTGCGCACGCCCCCCTTCTCCGAGGAATTGCGCAAGCTCAACCCGGACGTCGCCGTGGTGACGGCCTACGGGAAGATCCTGCCCAAGGACCTGCTGGAGACGCCGGCCAGGGGGTGCCTCAACGTGCACGCCTCGCTGCTGCCGCGCTTCCGGGGCGCCGCCCCCATCCAGTGGGCCATCGCCCATGGGGACAAGGAGACGGGCGTGGCGCTGATGGTGATGGACGAGGGCCTCGACACCGGACCGGTGCTGGCGGAGAAGCGTCTGCCCATTGCCCCTGACGAGACGAGCGCCACCCTGCACGACAGACTTTCCAAGCTGGGCGGAGAGCTGTTGCGAGAGTGCCTGCCCGCGTACCTGCGCGGCGAGCTGAAGCCGGTGCCGCAGCCTTCGGAGGGCATGGTGCTGGCCCCCATCATCAAGAAGGAGGAGGGGAAGCTCGACTTCACGCGGCCCGCGGTGGAGCTGGAGCGGCGGCTGCGCGCCTTCACCCCGTGGCCGGGCGCCTTCACCTCCCTGGATGGGAAGGTGTTCAAGGTGCACCGGGCGAGGGTGGGGGAGGGGCGTGGTGAGCCGGGGACGGTGCTGTCCGCGGGGCCGCAGGGGCTGGAGGTGGCGTGCCGGGAGGGCTCCCTGGTGCTGCTGGAGGTTCAGCCCGAGGGCAAGCGGGTGATGGCGGCGGGCGAGTTCCTCGCGGGCCACAAGCTGGCGCCGGGCAGCCGGCCCTTCGATACCTAGGAGAGGACGCGGAACATGGGCAAGAGGCTGTTGGTGCTGCACGGACCGAACCTGAACCTGCTGGGCGAGCGGGAAGGCCGGCAGGGCGGAAGGCTCGCGGACCTCGATGTGGCGCTGAATGCCCGGGCCTTGGAGCTGGGGCTGGAGTTGAAGGTGGTGCAGTCCAACCACGAGGGCGTCCTCATCGACACCCTGCACGCCGAGCGCTCCCAGCTGGACGGCGTGGTGGTGAGCCCCGCTGGCCTCTTCGGCTCGTACCCGCTCATGGAGGCGCTGGAGGCGGTGGGTGTGCCCGCCCTCGAGGTCTACCTGGAGCGGCTCGGTGACCGGGAGTCCGTGGTGGCCGAGGCCTGCGTCGCCACCATCGAGGGACAGGGCTTCCACTCATACATCGAGGCGCTCGAGCGCTTCGCGAGCGGCGATCTCACCGGCGAGCCGGAGGACTCCGGGGACGAGGCGTCGGAGGACGAAGAGGTCGAGGATCCCTCGGGGCCGGTGAAGACGCTCGGCCGCCGGCAGGCGACGCCTCCGGAGAAATCCCTGGCCGTGTCGCCCTCGAGGGCGCTGGCCCGCTCTCCGGGCGGCGCCACCAAGACGCTGGGCCGCAAGGTGGAGGCTCCGGCCGAGCCCGTCCCTCCCCAGAAGACACTGGGCCGCAAGGTGAAGGGCGCGCAGGACACGCCCGCGGCGGACTTCCTCTCCCGGGCCCTGGTGCGGCAGAAGATCGCCGACCGGCTCGCGGGCCGGATGACGCCCTCGGAGCTGGCCTCCTGGGCGCGCGCGAAGTGGACCGAGGTGCAGCTCGGGGCCGCCGCCGAGAGTGGTTACCGGGACATGTTGGAGGACTGCCTGCAGCGCCTCACGCTCTCCACCCTGCCCGTGAGCAAGCTGTCGGACTCGGAGCTGGTGGACATGATGACCCGGTTGGAAGGGTAGGAAGAGAAGGATGAACGCGCGCGCCATCGCCATCCAGGTCCTGAGCCGTGTCCGGGCCACGGATGCGTACCTCAACGTCGTCCTCGACACGGTGCTCTCGGAGTCGCCGCCAGCGGATCCCCGCGACACGGGGCTCATCACCGAGCTCACCTACGGCTCCACCCGGCGCCAGCTCGCGCTGGACTACGCCATCACCCGCTTCGCGGACCGCAAGCTGGACGCGCTGGAGGACAAGGTGCTCGCCGCGCTGCGCGTGGGGGCCTACCAGCTCTTCTACACGCGGGTGCCCGCGCGCGCGGCGGTGGCGGAGACGGTGCAGGCGCTCAAGGACGTGGGGCTGGTGCGCGCGGCGGGTTTCGTCAACGCCATCCTGCGCAAGCTGTCCTCACTGCCCTCGCAGCCGCTGCCTCCGGAGAGCGATGAGCTCGAGTACCTGTCCGTGCGCGAGAGCCATCCGCGCTGGCTGGTGGAGCGCTGGGTGCGCCAGTTCGGCCGCGAGCGCGCCGAGGCGATGCTCACCGCCAACAACCAGACCCCCGCGGTGGTGATTCGCGCGAACACCTCGAAGGTGACGCGCGACGCGCTGCTGGAGCAACTGCGGGAGACGGGGCTGGAGGTGCGGCCCTCCGCGGTGTCGCCGGTGGGCATCGTGCTGCCTCCGCTGGGGCGGTTGGAGGACGTGTACGGCTACGCCGAGGGCCTGTGGCAGGTGCAGGACGAGGCGGCGCAGCTGGTGGGCGTGTATGGCGACATCCCGGAGACGGCGCGGGTGCTGGATGCCTGCGCGGCGCCGGGCGGCAAGGCGTGCCACCTGGCCGAGAAGCACGAGGTGGTGGCCGTGGACCTGCACGCGAACAAGCTGCGCAAGATCGAATCCGAGGCGAAGCGGCTGGGCCTCTCGGCGCGGCTGAAGGCCCAGGCGCACGATGCCTCGCAGCCCTTCCCGGAGGAGTGGGGCGAGTTCCACGCGTTGCTGGTGGATGCGCCGTGCTCGGGGCTGGGGACGCTGCGGCGGCACCCGGAGCTGCGCTACCGGCGCAAGCCGGAGGACATCGGCCGGCTGGCGGTGTTGCAGCGGCGCATCCTGGAGAACTGCCAGGAGTCGGTGCCTCCCGGAGGGCTGCTGGTGTACGCGGTGTGCACGTCGGAGCCTCAGGAGGGGCAGGATCAGGTGGAGATGTTCCTGCGCAGCCACCCGGAGTGGACGGCGGAGCCGCCGGTGCTGCACGAGTCGGTGAAGCTCCCGCTCACCCAGGCGTACCTGCGCACGCTGCCGGGCCCCGAGGGCTGGGACGGCTTCTTCGCCGCGCGCCTGCGCAAGCTGTACTGAGCGTCAATGGGGCTCGGGCTGCCCGGACTCGTAGTTCGGCGGCGGTGGAGGCGGGAGTGACGGCAGGGATTTCAGCACGGGCCGCAGCGCTCGCAGCGCCTCGGTGACGCAGCCGAACCGGCTGCCGGGGGCCGCCTCCGTGGCCCGCTCCACCCAGTGCTCCCAGAGCCCCTTCCACGCTCCGTCCCGCCGGGTGGCCAGCATGTCCCTGACGATGAGGCCGAAGGAGAAGACATCGGCGGAGGAGGGCAGGGCGCTCGGGCGCTCCGACTCGGGGGCCACGTAGTCCTCACCCAGCTGGGGGGACTTCAACCAGTCGTGTCCGCGCTCCCTCCGGAACGACTCCAATCCCAGGTCGAGCATGGACAGCCGCATGCCCTGGGGCGAGGGGGCGACGAACAGCCGCGAGGGCCGCAGCCGTCCATGGACGACGCCCGCGGCATGGGCGGTGGCGAGCGCCCGCGCCAGTTGCTCCGCCAGGGAGTGGAGGATGGGGAGGTCGAGCCCCACCGGATGCAGCCCGCCCAGCGCCGAGGGCAGCGACTCTCCGTGCCGCCACTCGCGCACCAACCAGAGCGCTTCACGCGCTGCGTCGAAGCCGACGTCCTCCACGGGCGGGAAGGTGGCCACCCCCAACCGGTCGCCCGCGCGCACGGCCTGCTCGAAACGCTCCAGCTCATCGGGAACCGGAGCCCGGAGCGCACGCCACAGGGTGAGCCGCCGGGCCGTCCCTCCACCGGTCGGCTCGACCCGAAACTCCGAGCCGGGCTCGTCACCGAGGGCCAGACGGACGATGCGCCACTTTCCTCCGATGACGTCACCTGTGGTCAGTGCGCTCATGTCACTGGAGTGTAGACGGATTGGCCGCGCGGTCCCCGGGGGGCCCTCTCTCGTGTCGTCCATCCTCCAACAGGAGGCGGATACCCGGGATCCACGGGGTTCGAGCGAATTCCCCGGAGACTCCGGGCGGGTGGTACGCGGCGTGTCTTGACCCGCTGGTGGTGGGCCCCACAATGACAGTTCCCGAGGAGCGGGGATGAGCGGGGACTCTCGTGTGCGAAGTAGCGGAGACGGGCTCACAGCAGGAGTTGGAGCAGCGGCTGGCCCTGGTCGGGCCCAAGGACACCCTGCACGGTTTCTTCTTCAACGGCGCGCTGAAGGTGGTGCGGGGTCTGGGTGACGCGGTGGTGCTGGGCCACTGCATCCAGGCCGCCGGAGGCGACAGGTTCAGCGCCTTCTTCCACTACCCCGTCGGCTCGCTCACCCGGTTGCTCTATGCCGCCGCATGGGCGCTGAGCGAGGCGCACGGAGGTTTCGACGCGGCGATGCGGTACCTGGGCTCCCAGGTGGTGCCGGACTACCTGGAGTCCTCGGCGGGGCGCGTCCTGGTGAAGCTGGCCGGAGGGGGACCCAAGCAGCTGCTCCACAGCCTTCCCTCGGTCTATCGGACGTCGGTGCAGCACGGCGAGTGCGCGGTGCGGTGGACGGGCTCGAACGCCGGCGTCCTCCAGCTCGCGGGCAACATCCTGCCCTCGGCGTATGTCGAGGGAGCGACGCGGGGCGTCTTCGACTCCCTGCGGATGCCGAACGTGAAGGTGTCCGGGAAGCAGGTGAGCCTGAGCCACTCGGAGATGGAGATCTCCTGGTAGGCGGCGCCGGTAGCCGCCCGTCTGGTCTCCGGGGAGGCGTGCACGGGCGGGCAGAAGCGGTGCGCGGGCGCTGTTCGGAGCGCGTTTCGCGAGGAGTCACATGCGTCGAGTGGTCGAGCTGACGGAGTTGGATGGAGGCCTGGGGCCCCGGGTGCTGATGCTGCCCGGGTTGGGAGCACGTGGCTCGGGCTTCCGGGCGCTCGCCGAGCGGCTGTCGGAGGTGGCCCGGCCCGTCCTCGTCGAGTACCCGGAAGGGCGTCACGCGGCCTGTGGCGCGGGGGCGCTCGCCCGCCAGGTGCTCACGGCCGCCGGAGCGGTGGACGCCGTGGTGGCCAGCTCCTTCGGGGGCATGGTGGCCGGGCACCTGGCCGCGGCGGGGGCCGTGCGCGGCGTGGCCTTCCTCGGCTCCTTCACCCGGACCGAGCACCTGGGGCTGCGTGGCAACGCCATCGCCCTGATGGGGCCCATCGCCGTCCTGGGACGCCCCGGCCCCTTCACGGCGGCCCTGGCCTCGTGGAAGCCCATCCCGAAGGCGCGCGTGCCCGAGGTGGTGCCCACCACCACCCTGGAGCGGATGACCACGCTCCACCGTGCCTTCGCCATTCGTGGTGAGCCGCCTCCGCCGGAGCTGCGCGGGCTGCCCGTCTCGTGCCTGTGCATCCAGGGAGACCGCGATGTGCTGGTGCCCGCGTCCACGATGGAGCGGCTCGCGGCCTCGCTGCCTCCGGGCACGCCCCGGCACCTGCTGCGCGGGGCGGGCCACGTGCCCTACTTCACGCACCCCGAGGCGTGCGCGCGGCTGCTGACGCCGTGGTTGGACGCGCTGGCGCCCGCCCACGGCATCGAGACGGCCGCCTAGCCCTCGTCGCTCGTGGCCTCGGCCAGCTTGAAGGCCTCGAGCACCGCGGCCGAGGCGCGGTCCAGGTACTTGCCCTTGCGGATGAGCAGGCCGATGGGCCGCGACACCGGGCCCTCGGCGAAGGGCTTGGACACCAGCGTACCCTGCGCCACCTCGGCCGACACCGTGGCCATGGGGAGGATGGCCACGCCGATGCCCATCTCCACCGCGCGCTTGATGGTCTCGACGTTGTCGATCTCCATCACCGGGTTGAGGTCCAGGTTCTTCTCGCGGAAGAGCCGGTCCAGCGCCTTGCGCGTGGGGGCCTCGCGGTCGAAGGCGATGAAGGGCACGCCCGAGAGCGCCGTGAGGCTCACCTTCGCCTTGGTGGCGAACGGGTGGTTGGGCGAGCACACCACCGCCAGCTTGTCGTCGCGGAACGGGTGGATGTCCACGCCCGCGCGCGGCTGCGGGTAGGCCACGATGCCAATCTCCGCCGCCCCCAGGATGACGTCGTCGTACACCTGGTCGTTGCGCCGGTAGTTCAGGCGCATGTTCACCTTGGGGTGCGTCTTCAGGAGCTGCTTCTGCACGTTGCGCAGCTCGTGCAGGCCCACCGAATAGATGGTGGACACCGTCGTGGTGCCCGCCACCTCCGTGGACTGCTCGCGAATCTCGTTCTCCACCTCCGCGAAGCGGGCGAGGATCTCCTTGCACCCGCGGAACAGGCGCTCGCCCGCCGGCGTCGGCGTCACCTGGCGCGCGCTGCGCGACAAGAGCTTCTGCTCGTAGCGGTTCTCCAGCGCGCGGATCTGCTGGCTCACCGCCGACTGCGTCACGTGGTTGAGCTGCGCGGCCCGCGAGAAGGAGCCCGTCTCCACCACGTCACAAAACATCTTCAAGGATTCAAGCTGCATAAGAGGGCGCCTCTCCTAACTGAAGCCTTATGCCGAGGCTAGAGCTAATTAGCCTGTCTACGTCTCGTCGGCAAAACCACTAACCCGGCTTGCCTGTCCGGATGCTTGACGGAGGAGGGGAAAGCGGCCCTCGCTAGGCGTCCGGGCGCATGCGCGAGCGCATCAGCACCACCACGGCCACCGCGAGCGCCAGCAGCGCGGCCCCCGCGACACTCTGCGTGCGGCCGACCTCGATGGCCGTGTCCCGCATGAAGCCGCACTCCATCTCCGACAGCTCCGCGCAGTCCGACGGCGCCAGGCGCGTCCTCAACCCTTGGATCAGCAAGAAGAGCCCGCCCAGCATCATGCCGCCACTCAGCCCCAACAGGGCCGCGCGGCTCACGCCGCCGCGAGTTCCCTGGGGCTTGGAGTCCATCCCTGGTTGCATGGGGGGTGACGCTACCGCCACGTGGGCCAATGCGCCACATCCCGCGTATGCTCCGCGCCCATGCGAATCCTCTACGGTGTCGTCGGCGAAGGCATGGGACACGCCACCCGCTCCCGTGTGCTGCTCGAGGAGCTCATCAAGGAGCACGAGGTCCACATCGTGGTCTCCGGGCGCGCCAAGGACTACCTGGCCAGGCGCTTCGAGAACGTGCACGGCATCTGGGGCTTCACCCTGGCCTACGAGGGCAACTCGGTGAAGAAGTGGCAGACGGTGCTCCAGAACGTCTCCGGGGCCGTCAAGGGCTGGCCGCACAACATCCGCCAGTACTTCGAGCTCGTCGAGGACTTCAAGCCGGACGTGGTGGTGAGCGACTTCGAGAGCTTCAGCTACTTCTTCGGCCGCAACCACCGGCTGCCCGTCATCAGCGTGGACAACATGCAGATCATCAACCGCTGCAAGCATGACTCCGCGCTGCTCTCCGGCTGGGAGGACGCCTTCGAGGGCACCCGCGCCATCGTGAAGTCCAAGCTGCCCGGGTGCTTCCACTACCTCGTCACCACCTTCTTCTACCCGCCCGTCCGCAAGGAGCGCACCACCCTCCTGCCCTCCATCCTCCGGCCGGAGATCCTCTCGGCGAAGTCCGAGCCCGGCGAGCACCTGCTCGTCTACCAGACCTCCACCACCAACACCGCCCTGCCGGAGATCCTCAAGAAGAGCGGGCTGCCATGCCGCGTCTACGGCCTGCGCCGGGATATCACCGAGGACCTCCAGGACGGCAACCTCACCTACCGCCCCTTCAGCGAGCAGGGCTTCATCGATGACCTGCGCACCGCCCGCGCCGTCGTGGCCGGCGGCGGCTACACGCTCATGAGCGAGGCCGTCTACCTCCACAAGCCCATGCTCTCACTGCCCGTGGGCGGCCAGTTCGAGCAGGTGCTCAACGCCCTCTACCTGGAGAAGCTGGGCTACGGCATGTACGCGCCCGAGCTCACGCTCGAGGGGCTCCGCGAGTTCCTCCAGCGCGTCCCCAGGTGCCAGGAGGCGCTGGAGGGCTATCAGCAGGACGGCAACGTGAAGATGATCGAAGCCCTGCGCGAGCAGATCGCCCTCGCCGCCGAGTACAAGGGCCGCTGGTGGGAGGAAGTCGAGCAGGCCGACCCCTCCAAGGCGTGAGCCGTCCTCCTACTTGCGGCAGCTCAGGGCGATGAGCAGCGGGTTCTCCTGGTACTCCCGCCAGAAGTCCTCGCCGAACCTGGCGAGCGCCTCGGCGGGAACCTCGAAGGGGTGCCAGGCCACCTCCCGGAAGCCCGCCTCCGCCAGCACCGATTCGTAGGTGGCCGCGGACCAGCGGAAGTACTCGACCTCCGCGGGCGGCTCCGTCCGGAACCGCGCGCGGCAGATGTGGCGGCCGTCCTCGTACCGCTCGCTCATGACCTCGAAGCCGTACTTCGCCCAGTTCGACTTCCCCAGGTCGAACGCCGGATCGATGGTGCAGGCGATGAAGCGGCCTCCCTCCTCGAGGTTGGTGTTGGCACTCCTGCACATCCCCAGCAACTCCTCCCGCGTGCTCGCGTAGTTCAGCAGGTAGACCGCCGTCACCAGATCGAAGCCGTCCAGCCGCGGCAGCTTCGCCGCGTCGAAGACGTGGTACTTGATTCCCTGCCGGTGCTCCTGCTCCTTCCTCCTCGCGAGCTGGACCATCTCCGGCGAGATGTCCACTCCCTCCACACGCTCCGCTCCGTGCTCCTTCAGCATCCGCGTGTAGTGGCCCGCTCCGCACGCCAGGTCCAGCACGCTCTTCCCTCTCAGGTCTCCCACCAGCTTCAGGAACGTGTGCCTCTCCGGTATCGGCAGCGGCGCCTTGTTCTTGAACTCCTCGTACTTGCTTCCCACGTTGTCGTACTGCTCCGCCATGTGCTCTCCCTCGGGCTGGGTGCTCCCGGATCGGGCGCAACGCTGGCAGGGGCCGTGGGCCCTGTCTTTCTTTCCTGGTGGGGGACTCGGGTTCCTCTGTGTAGACCCTCACCCCGGCCCTCTCCCAGAGGGAGAGGGTGTTGACTCGGTGACAACCCGGGAGGGCTCGGTACCCTCACCCCGTCCCTCTCCCGGCGGGAGAGGGGTGTTGGGTGGGGTGGGGCTCAGTGCAGCAGCTCTTCGTTGTTCTTCTGCGCAGCACGTCTTGTCAGCTGCGTTACCCAGGAACGCGTGAGCGGTGTCTCGCTGTCCCGGCCCCGGTGCCGGTCCGTGCTGCTGTCCTGCGGCATCATCCGGTTCACGTGCGCCAGCAGCGCCGCCGTCAGGCCCGGTGCCAGCGTCCGTGCCAGCGCCGCCACCTTCGCCGGCATGCCGATCAGCGCCTCCGCGTCTCCCCTCCGGCACGCCTCGAC
This genomic interval from Archangium lipolyticum contains the following:
- the rsmB gene encoding 16S rRNA (cytosine(967)-C(5))-methyltransferase RsmB produces the protein MNARAIAIQVLSRVRATDAYLNVVLDTVLSESPPADPRDTGLITELTYGSTRRQLALDYAITRFADRKLDALEDKVLAALRVGAYQLFYTRVPARAAVAETVQALKDVGLVRAAGFVNAILRKLSSLPSQPLPPESDELEYLSVRESHPRWLVERWVRQFGRERAEAMLTANNQTPAVVIRANTSKVTRDALLEQLRETGLEVRPSAVSPVGIVLPPLGRLEDVYGYAEGLWQVQDEAAQLVGVYGDIPETARVLDACAAPGGKACHLAEKHEVVAVDLHANKLRKIESEAKRLGLSARLKAQAHDASQPFPEEWGEFHALLVDAPCSGLGTLRRHPELRYRRKPEDIGRLAVLQRRILENCQESVPPGGLLVYAVCTSEPQEGQDQVEMFLRSHPEWTAEPPVLHESVKLPLTQAYLRTLPGPEGWDGFFAARLRKLY
- the fmt gene encoding methionyl-tRNA formyltransferase; the protein is MTRPRIVFMGTPEFAVPSLAALFDIGDVVAVVTQPDKPKGRGQALSISPVKAYALERGVPVLQPQKLRTPPFSEELRKLNPDVAVVTAYGKILPKDLLETPARGCLNVHASLLPRFRGAAPIQWAIAHGDKETGVALMVMDEGLDTGPVLAEKRLPIAPDETSATLHDRLSKLGGELLRECLPAYLRGELKPVPQPSEGMVLAPIIKKEEGKLDFTRPAVELERRLRAFTPWPGAFTSLDGKVFKVHRARVGEGRGEPGTVLSAGPQGLEVACREGSLVLLEVQPEGKRVMAAGEFLAGHKLAPGSRPFDT
- a CDS encoding protein kinase domain-containing protein, producing the protein MSALTTGDVIGGKWRIVRLALGDEPGSEFRVEPTGGGTARRLTLWRALRAPVPDELERFEQAVRAGDRLGVATFPPVEDVGFDAAREALWLVREWRHGESLPSALGGLHPVGLDLPILHSLAEQLARALATAHAAGVVHGRLRPSRLFVAPSPQGMRLSMLDLGLESFRRERGHDWLKSPQLGEDYVAPESERPSALPSSADVFSFGLIVRDMLATRRDGAWKGLWEHWVERATEAAPGSRFGCVTEALRALRPVLKSLPSLPPPPPPNYESGQPEPH
- a CDS encoding signal protein is translated as MSVDTQPSTRPHVVRRKYLLDAGFQLRYILRLAALGGGGVLLVGVLAYRAHMSLLRNPTPMAVVTSGETLLWLTGLGALGVAGVLALFGLVLTHRVAGPVYVMSLYIATLAAGRYPRMRPLRQKDELRGFFDRFSEAVDRIREREAEEARLLSEVIDTLGPLATTQDAQAALSILGSIRARKRQAIEGPTSGALKSVA
- a CDS encoding MJ1255/VC2487 family glycosyltransferase yields the protein MRILYGVVGEGMGHATRSRVLLEELIKEHEVHIVVSGRAKDYLARRFENVHGIWGFTLAYEGNSVKKWQTVLQNVSGAVKGWPHNIRQYFELVEDFKPDVVVSDFESFSYFFGRNHRLPVISVDNMQIINRCKHDSALLSGWEDAFEGTRAIVKSKLPGCFHYLVTTFFYPPVRKERTTLLPSILRPEILSAKSEPGEHLLVYQTSTTNTALPEILKKSGLPCRVYGLRRDITEDLQDGNLTYRPFSEQGFIDDLRTARAVVAGGGYTLMSEAVYLHKPMLSLPVGGQFEQVLNALYLEKLGYGMYAPELTLEGLREFLQRVPRCQEALEGYQQDGNVKMIEALREQIALAAEYKGRWWEEVEQADPSKA
- a CDS encoding LysR family transcriptional regulator → MQLESLKMFCDVVETGSFSRAAQLNHVTQSAVSQQIRALENRYEQKLLSRSARQVTPTPAGERLFRGCKEILARFAEVENEIREQSTEVAGTTTVSTIYSVGLHELRNVQKQLLKTHPKVNMRLNYRRNDQVYDDVILGAAEIGIVAYPQPRAGVDIHPFRDDKLAVVCSPNHPFATKAKVSLTALSGVPFIAFDREAPTRKALDRLFREKNLDLNPVMEIDNVETIKRAVEMGIGVAILPMATVSAEVAQGTLVSKPFAEGPVSRPIGLLIRKGKYLDRASAAVLEAFKLAEATSDEG
- a CDS encoding TIGR02265 family protein, encoding MCEVAETGSQQELEQRLALVGPKDTLHGFFFNGALKVVRGLGDAVVLGHCIQAAGGDRFSAFFHYPVGSLTRLLYAAAWALSEAHGGFDAAMRYLGSQVVPDYLESSAGRVLVKLAGGGPKQLLHSLPSVYRTSVQHGECAVRWTGSNAGVLQLAGNILPSAYVEGATRGVFDSLRMPNVKVSGKQVSLSHSEMEISW
- a CDS encoding HEAT repeat domain-containing protein; amino-acid sequence: MIRLLTASSLTLALLLILPGCKVDPTSPDHWEKSLGKARRPQDKVRVIETLRSSGHLDARFLPMLHEHLASERKPEVKAAVARALGDMKNPASVGPLESAVDVGASDSATNLLNKELAAALGEIGDPKAAPVLLKLLTARDNYTRIEAVEALGRMRVSEAVEPLVQLATDEGVEPFLNRKAIEALGRIGDARAIPALMRTLTKERRGVSFYVESSFSLFQLGQPAADALLAALEGKDTELTQWVRKNGINPASYSFKAAEILGDLRERRAESALLQQLAFKNEDPRIQAGVRARAADALARMRSAAAVKPLTALVSEPDAGLRREYTHALKRLGGREALPALEKAAGQGDWYAREAAIEALTMLGDERELPAVEKLAAAELAKTAAECEESGGEGCGDPAALGKKRAETIARHGKRLEAAKACGADAGCWAKKLQDTDKGVLERAALEVGRGKTAAHVGALLGRMTEKDPDTRMALILGVEWLVEDTKEAAAQVKSALPALEKQLSEEKSRTEYVRANEDLRRLVARVQRQKT
- a CDS encoding alpha/beta fold hydrolase, which translates into the protein MRRVVELTELDGGLGPRVLMLPGLGARGSGFRALAERLSEVARPVLVEYPEGRHAACGAGALARQVLTAAGAVDAVVASSFGGMVAGHLAAAGAVRGVAFLGSFTRTEHLGLRGNAIALMGPIAVLGRPGPFTAALASWKPIPKARVPEVVPTTTLERMTTLHRAFAIRGEPPPPELRGLPVSCLCIQGDRDVLVPASTMERLAASLPPGTPRHLLRGAGHVPYFTHPEACARLLTPWLDALAPAHGIETAA
- a CDS encoding type II 3-dehydroquinate dehydratase → MGKRLLVLHGPNLNLLGEREGRQGGRLADLDVALNARALELGLELKVVQSNHEGVLIDTLHAERSQLDGVVVSPAGLFGSYPLMEALEAVGVPALEVYLERLGDRESVVAEACVATIEGQGFHSYIEALERFASGDLTGEPEDSGDEASEDEEVEDPSGPVKTLGRRQATPPEKSLAVSPSRALARSPGGATKTLGRKVEAPAEPVPPQKTLGRKVKGAQDTPAADFLSRALVRQKIADRLAGRMTPSELASWARAKWTEVQLGAAAESGYRDMLEDCLQRLTLSTLPVSKLSDSELVDMMTRLEG